The Pieris napi chromosome 20, ilPieNapi1.2, whole genome shotgun sequence genome segment TTAAGTTAATCACTGAAATAATCCGTTTTATAATGCAATCAGGCTGTTTTGATCGTTAGTAGACTTTAATCCTTTATTCAAATGGGAAAACAAATGAAGACGACACACGAATTGTGCGACCAACGATTCTTTATctactttataaattatatatttctcaaGGTAAAGCgacaaaacaataaacaattaaaataaatattagtctctgagaaaattgtttatgtaaaaacataaaaaattctGCAGTGCCGTAAGATTGATGTGATAATGAGAAACCAACGTGACGGCATTTATCATCTTAGTTTCGCACCTTGAGTATGTTTACTTGGCTATCTAAAGGACACTGTGTGCGATATGTTTATACTATACCCGCTTACATTTTAAGCTATTTTGAGGCtagtgaaatatatatatatataaatttaactaaaaacattaaaaaaacagtggcgccaCAACCTtgttaggtctaggcctcaaaTTTCCTTATCAGTTTCAtgatataataggcaagtaatcAGCCTCGTGACaaacgccatcgactttttgggtataaggcaattcggtttcctcacgatgtttttcttcagcgttcgagcgaatgttacatgcgcacatagatagaacGTCCAATGGTACACAGTGATCCaacccacgacctcagggatgagagacgGTGAAGCAACTACGccaatagtattttaattaaactgatttaaattaacactTATTATTCGATACATAACATAGTaatacatgtgtatgtttatGTAAATGTACAGGATTAAACTTTTTTCCATTCTATGTATACGAGTATGTACTATATACGTAGAACTTCGTTCTTAAGCAGCAGATGATATACCTAACTAACTATTTCGTTTTGtaattaagattaaatatTGTCTTTACTTTAGGCGAATACTCTACATTAAAAATCACTTCTTTAACGTATAAAAAcgcaaataaatttattatagacaatagcatacaattttttaataagaatataaatcttattctcacaaaaactcaggttttaaattaatttgaagtGATATTATCTTAATACCGTTTTACCAAAGTATCTCATTTTCCAACAAAGGAGGCTTGGCTTATCGTTGGTAAAGTTTTGATGCCATCTTTAGACACAGTTTTCACTCCAAAATTAGGCAGATTCATAAATAGTCGCTTGTGTATTTCTCTAACACAAAGCTTAATTACTTCGAATGCCTCCACTTCGCTAAGACCTGTAAAAGAACCTTTTAGGAATTCTGATGATTACAAAGAGTATTTACTCTCGTATCTCGAGAATTATTGATCTATTTCTTTACAGCCAAATAAAGCTTTTCTCTTAAAGCAAACCGCGTTGCGTTTTCCGCAAGACCGGAGGCACAGAATACTGATCATCAACAAATCTACAAAAGAACTAGATCAAAACAAATGCAATCTCTTCGATCATGCGACGCAATAAGTTTTCTATGTTTGAATTACCTACTAGAGAGTACAGTATACttattttgagatttttttttatttttttattttttatgattggacaattcacaccaattgacctagtcccatgataagctggtgaagcttgtgttatgggtattaggcaacggatatacatacatattatagatagatatacatataaatacatatttaaacacccaagacctaagcacaacaccaaatgctcatcacatcgatgtttgtctcagccggggatcgaacccgggacccatggattcgcagtcaggggtactaaccactagactaaTGAGCCGTCAAAGCCGTCAAGATGACCATACAAAAGTACTACTTACTGGGTTTATAATACTGACTAAGAATGCCGATACTCATCAGGCCACCGAATCCATGAGCAGCGAATGGTACTCTCACGCAAGAAGCCAGATAGTCCATTGTATACAATTGTCCACCTTCCTTTTCATCATACCCAGCGATGAGAAGGTTCAATATGAATGGGTTCTGGTGAAATAAAGATAGCTGTCTTACAATGTGAAAACAAACAacacaaactttttaaaaatgagAAATACGAAATTTCATTCCAttcattaaaactaaaactaagtCATTGGAATCTTTTCACATAAAAAACTCTTTTGTTCCTATCTGTTAAATCGTGTAAACGCTGTGGTGAAAAGAGGTAGAGTAGTATAGTAATATAGGTATAATtagacttatttattttaaataaataggtatAATCAATAGAATTGTTCAAGAATGATATGATTTAAGCCGTAAGCTTTGACAGCCTATTCGGTTGTATTGGGTCTGTATTTTATACTGTAAACATCTTTTTACacgcttcacctgtatgtatgtatgtaaccgactccttcggactcgattttgacccactttaaacggacagattttattcaaatttttcgcacctgtcaaagatcgatgacaaatgacaatgcaataatccgaaaaaaaaaatataaaaaatttaactaaaaataaataatagttaaaaaaaactaaaaaacacgcttttaaagcacatcaaactaaaaagtgaaaaataattcctaatttaggctgaaaatggtaatgaacaaaaaatactggtattattgtgaaaaagcgtggggcgctctgtgccatatttttcgtctatagatAAGTTACTTGGGGTGCAAACCTGTTGACTTTGCTTAACGGTAATAAtagatataattttactaCTAAATTactccttttttaaatatgtcgtATGGAAATACGTTATGACGCCTTCCGAGGCGTGACTGCCTGGTGGTTGAGGGTTATGTGGCACTCAAATCCCATGGTGCCGCCAGCAATCGCCCGAGGCAGAACGCGGTAACCCGATTCACATCTCGCCACGCAACCAGCCGTTGATATCACGGCCCACAACTACTTACTATACCCTCCAACGTAGACCAGTAGGTATGTAAGGTGTTGGCTAGATATAAGGTACATATTTTCggccaaataataattattttgcgaCCATAGATACAGAAAAGTATCATAAATATCAGATGTCTGATCATAATTTACGAAATTGAATATTCGTTTCAGTTTGGTCCATGAACGGGGTACTCCagaaataatttctaattacattaaacaaacaaaaacaaaaaaaatttatacaaaaacaacaaaaaattttctttatgaAGTAAATAGtcttaaatctatattttagtaCATCCCTTTTAAGTTCAAGAACCTGTGTTAGGGATGAACACTCTTTCCTATATGTTAATACTTAATCTACTTAACAAAGAAAACAGTAAAGGTacttaaatagttaattaattatattacatacttaaaataaatatatatattgataatacaATGAGTTGCTACCTACTTCTCTTCGCAAAATATCCGCCATAGTTGTTCTTGTGAAATGAACCGCTGCCTTTGTGTCCAGCTGGTATCCATTCTTTATGGAATACAGCTTCATGTTCTTGTTGATGTACTGGCTGAACTGTGCGATATCACCAGAGTCTCCATTTACACCCATCAGTAATTTATCCGAGACTTGCAACAATTTGTCTTCGtctgcaatattttttatttatttgttacaataaaattaatactcgtgaacgggtgctacttgtggtgactggtcgtacttgaattcgtgtatgcggtgatgttaattatttcgactatgtgtttgcgtgttgttcccacgagaatgtaagggcgtgctcctatttcaccatgcctcctgctgatagggggcaagtctttgtttttatttatgttattattattaattacttaaaatgtcatgtggaacatggtgtaatggttgcagctccttacaaacgtgtaaaaaaaaaaaaaaaacatggcgattaaaaagagtggcggagagtttattgccagttcttctcttccgttctacgcccttgatttgagaactggcagtaaatgtaaaattagaagcattaatatttatttctttaatgacgaatcacaagtgtacattgtgttacctacgtgaataaatgatttttgaatttttgaattttgaatttgaatttttgacGCAATTCTCACTTAAGAGTATTTATCGCTTAAATTATTCGAACTGCAACGATACTCTGTAACTACGTTTACGGGATTTATTTCATGGGATTGCGTGGTacaaaacctttttaggtctgagcctcagatttctgtatctgtttcatgatcatttgttaatctaaaaggcaaggcaagccttctgtgcctgacacacgccgtcttcTTTTTGAGTGTAAAGCAAGctgatttcctcacgatgcttccttcaccgttcgagcgaatgttaaatgcgcacatagaagaaagtccattggtgcacagtcggggatcgaacatacgacctcagggataagagtcgcacgctgaagagACTTGCCAACACTGCTTACTGATCAAGATATTTATCATATCAAAAAGAACAGTATTAAGTATTCGATTCATAACCATGGGATTTGTTTGATGCCTGGTTAgaaagaattttatatgtgcgtgaTTAGCGATATCTCGTCATGGGACTGAAAATATAGTGAGTAAGTTATTTAAGATcagctaaattatttttacctgTGTCCCATGTCTCTTTACTTATAAagataaatactaataaaactgCCCATGTCAAACAAacactaatttattaaacaagcTATTAAACTTGTTTTAAAACCTTAAcgtaattttcttttactatCGTTAACCTTGTTAACAATCATCTTGTCAATCGAAGTGataatatatcttataatTGCTTATATGACCTAGTATAAAACGCCAACCCACATACTAtggtaataatatgtaatcaCTTTCATTATACCGCTAGTACATTTCACTTTTgacgaaataaaattatacattaccATTtcacttaattattaaaatctatctatataatctattttgttctattagcatttaatatactAACTACCTGGTACTTTTTAAGATATGgacatttgtttgttttgagTTTACAGGTATTAAAAGTCAAGTTTCATCAGTCATTCATCATTACTTTCTAGATTTTTCTCTATCTATGTTATATAACTATGTACATGCATTTAAAGAGAAGAGAAAAACCggcatatatattatactagctgatccggcaaacgtcgttttgccatatttatcatttataataaaaaataggggttgatcgtagaggggtgaaagttaagggttgtatgtattttttaatgctgtatcataaaaaaataaaaacagaaaaaaatatctaaaaataaaataaaattttaggggtggactaaccctaacatttagggggatgaaaaatagatgttggccgattctcatagataccggataagcacaaaaaatttcatcaaaatcggtcaagccgtttcggaggagtatggcaacgaaaactgtgacacgagaattttatatattagattatatattataaatcttatatattaaaaaatctatttgtgtcaggcacagacgATAAAATATGTCTGCCACATACTATGAAGAGCACCGATCAAGTATACATTAaatcgataaaaaaaaatccaaatataACAAGATAATTTCCATCTAGCAGGCAACTATAGGAGCTATGCTTAATGGCTATAGTTTTAAACTTGACCTGAATTCCCTGTcctaagaaaatatataaccgCATTTATACGTGGCGATAACATCGGAACGTTaagtacaattttatttcttggTATTGAAAAGGACTTttgagatttatttaaaaacatggaCGGCCTAAAGAAGACAATTGTGTAGGAGAGTAACAGACGTCTTATGAGCTCcgtaagggggcgtccataaattacgtgaggtgtttaagggggggagggggtcgagtcaaatctcatttaatcttacgttggagagaggggggtctcggcaaatatcacgcaatttttttttctaattaaaaaaaattaggaaaatggttgaccctaaaggctATCTTTGCAACTTCCCGCAAatccatacctaaacgctcaacatttcacttattttgttttagtcgtaaataaaagcacgaagcaattttttttctttttacaataacaaaccaacgcgtttacgtaagaaatctacattttgaaaaatctcacgtgagattgggggatgggggagggggttgaataaaatctcacgacatctcatcaagggggagggaggtacagaaaatttaaaaaaacacctcacgtaatttatggacgccccctaatGGCGCTGCCTATTTTATTGATGATTTATCTTCATTCTTTATACTTTTCATCTCCACACACTCATTCACTCCGCTGACTTTGCGACTCCAATGCTTGCGcaatgataaaaaatttatcgaTACCTGACCTATGCTACTTCCCGCCAGTTGTTAGCTTTCAACtccaaaacattattattttgtcggGACcgcaaaatgttttgttttaatctaCTCTAGGCAAACACAACTTACGTAGCCCAAAACGTTTTCGAAGTTATTCAGTTACTATTAAGACATTTTATGCCTACCAATTTGAAACAATCTTAAAATCAAAAAGGTCCATGTGTATAACAATAACCATGGAGACGGCGTAGGCAGTTTGAGTAATattcagagtcgagacttTAGGTAAAGAGAGTTCTTAAGGCGAACTAAGACTCCCTTATTACTCCCTTGCAAACCAAATTGTcagaaacattttaaaattcacaTTACATACACTAAAAATCTCAAACATCTTGTCAACCTGTTCTATGCTGGtatagaaaatattcttataatgcaaatagtttaattataaacttttgttttatagaaaTCATTAAGTAAAGTACATGTCAACAGGAAGCGTCTGgctgcccacaacacaggCAATCCTAGTGTCCCCCACACTACTGCACTttattttacctaaatatCCTGTTATTGTGTAAAAtgaagttttttcttttatttattttcttatatcaAAACCAACACCTCTTTATCACACTTAGTATGCACCTTGCATAAGGGGTAAGAATTATACAACATAAGATGTTGATATAACGTCTTAAGTTCCCTTAAAAGGTAATGCgagaattttgaataattatggCACAGTGTGCGTGTTACACTTCAACTGAACGTGATTTGAATTTGTTCAACTATTATAAAACGATTACCTAAATGGAGTATGTTTATCGTTTCACCCATTGTTATGAATCACGTGTGTATTTTGcggttagttttaaattatatttacataaaagaaatataatgaaacaataagcacataaatctttatgtagttttttagtatacaaatttataatttaattaaaatccgtCATGAATTTTTGTACGTACGTACGTTGTGACGTATCGACTCTGTCATTAACAGTTCATGGTCAAAATACACCGAACGggagaaatatttaatatattgtctAATCTGTCTCGATATGACGTGATACATTCGTTCGAGCGTTTAACACTAAATAAGTTCCAGCTAGCAAACTTGAGCACTCGAGTTACGTAAAGTTTCTAAActgtagatttaaataattgcaacCAAATTGTACTCCTCATGGGCTGACTTATACCAGGAGGTAACTTTTGGTGAGGTCTATTTTGTTCTAGAGCTGCCACTGAACGACTTTTGCCAAAATACGTATCGATAAACATATTAATGTACCTATaaggtaaaaatttacctacaaaaatatataaataacttctTTACCTTTTCCTTTCTTTCTTAACCTGAAATATTAGTATCATGACTCACCATCTTTCATAACTATGATACTTTGTGTGTTGGTCTGGTCCGCGGCTATGATCGAGAAATCATTACATTGCATACCAAGCAGACACTGTAGAAGTAAAGTAGAAGccattgatttaaaatataaaaaaaagtataaaatatagtaaaataaaatgtcaatagtgacttgtctaaaaaaatgttacctgtacaatgtacatactGAATGCAATAATACCCCATTTCCACAGATACTGTTTGCCCAGATCTGCAAAGCCTTTTCAATATTAaggatttataaataaagatttttttgtaataattcgTGTATAAGAAATCATTTTCATTGTCTAACTCAatcaaatatatctttatCAATGAATATACCagtgttaaaaaatatcaggTCTCAGGTGTataaagtttagttttattatttaattttgcatCTCATTAATGAACGTATTTAATATCTCAATTAATTGAAGAATGCAACAAAATCAATAGCTATTTAAGATTGAAACTACAATTATAATTCTTAACCATAATAAATCTAAAGAAGAAATATCTTCAAGATACATGTAAAACAATTAGTAAGACTTTCTTACTTTTGGCaggcagagcagtgttggcctagtggcttcagcgtgcgactctcatacctgaggtcgtaggttcgatctacgctgtgcaccaatagacattctttctatgtgcgctatttaaatttgctcgaacggtgaagggaaacatcgtgaggaaaccgacatgtcttagacccaaaaagtcgacagcgggtgtcaggcactggaggctgattacctacttaaCAGATTCCTGACTACTTAACAGATTCaggaatctgaggccaagacctaaagaggttatagctctactgatttatttgtattcttACTTTTGGTGTACATTAATGAATAGTTTATCGCATGTTATATTTCCAggttttttatcatattatctAGAATTTTGGTTACTTTACAAAgatgaaaatgttattttgaacGAAGAGGTCATTATTCCCTGCCTTACGTAATACTCcataattatgttataaaaatatttatttgagatTAGCCAAAACAAGATTACATTAACGTCTTGAAACTAAaacgtataatatatataaaagagcTA includes the following:
- the LOC125059995 gene encoding proteasome subunit beta type-2-like; this encodes MASTLLLQCLLGMQCNDFSIIAADQTNTQSIIVMKDDEDKLLQVSDKLLMGVNGDSGDIAQFSQYINKNMKLYSIKNGYQLDTKAAVHFTRTTMADILRRENPFILNLLIAGYDEKEGGQLYTMDYLASCVRVPFAAHGFGGLMSIGILSQYYKPSLSEVEAFEVIKLCVREIHKRLFMNLPNFGVKTVSKDGIKTLPTISQASFVGK